Proteins from a genomic interval of Pseudoruegeria sp. SHC-113:
- a CDS encoding urease subunit beta: protein MIPGEVFTAQGDILLNEGAEAITLTVANTGDRPVQVGSHYHFAETNSGLSFDRDAARGMRLDIAAGTAVRFEPGQTREVQLVPFGGARKVYGFNQKVMGAL, encoded by the coding sequence ATGATCCCCGGAGAAGTCTTCACCGCGCAGGGCGATATCCTCCTGAACGAAGGGGCTGAGGCGATCACGCTGACGGTCGCAAACACCGGCGACCGCCCGGTGCAGGTGGGCAGCCACTACCATTTTGCCGAGACAAACAGCGGGCTGTCGTTTGATCGCGACGCGGCGCGCGGGATGCGGCTTGATATTGCCGCCGGCACCGCGGTGCGGTTTGAGCCCGGCCAGACGCGTGAGGTGCAGTTGGTGCCCTTCGGCGGTGCGCGCAAAGTTTACGGCTTTAATCAGAAGGTTATGGGCGCGCTTTAA